The following nucleotide sequence is from Chryseobacterium sp. CY350.
TTTGCAACGCATTATCACGAGCTGAATGAAATGACCGTGAATTTTGACCGTATTAAAAACTTCCACGTTTCGATTCAGGAAAATAAAGGAAATATCATCTTTTTAAGAAAACTGATTCCTGGTGGAAGTGAGCACAGTTTCGGTATTCACGTGGCGAAACTCGCAGGAATGCCTTCAAAAGTTGTCAACAGAGCCAACGATATTTTGAAAACTCTGGAAGCCAGCCGTTCTCAAAGCAGTTCTTCCGAAAGTATCAAAAGAGTGACCGAGGAAAATATGCAGCTTTCTTTTTTCCAGTTGGATGATCCGGTTTTGGAAAACATCAGAGAAGAATTAACGAAAATTGATATTAACACACTTACGCCGATTGAAGCTTTAATGAAACTGAATTCCATTAAAAAGATGATTGGAAAGTAATTAAAATTCTTTACTCGTCAAAGGAAAATACATTAAATAACGAACAGGTTCTCCATTAATAGTAGCCGGTTTCCAGCGGGCAAAAATTCTTCGCAGACCAACCTCAGCCGCTTCGACATGTTTTTTGTTGGTGCCAACTGCTGTTACATTTCTTACATAGCCATTTTTTTCGACGATAAAATATAATCGGGTGTCTACTTTTTCTTTGATCTTTACATCTAAAGTTTCGATACTTTCAAAATATTTTCTTTTAAAAACTTTCAGTCCGCCAGGAAATTCGGGTGCAGTGTCAGCCTTTGTCACAACATCTTTCAAATTCATTTTTGTCTTTATAAAAGAATAATCCGGGTAAGGTGATGTGCTTTTCTGAACTGTCGTTTTAGTTCCCGAAGTTTGACAATACAGGAATGGAGTGAAAAATAAGCCAAGTAATAAAACTGCTTTTTTCATGGAAATTTATTTTAATAATACTGATACTGAAAAAGATTTCAGTTGTATACTTAATTTTGTAATTCAGCAAAAAAGATACCATAATCATCTAAATTTCGTTAAAAAATTTCTTTATTTAACTGAATGATACAAATGATAGTGCATTAAAACGCTTCTGGTACTCAATCAAATCAAAAATCATCTTGAATATTTAAAGAAAATTCAGATATTGGTAAAACTTTAATCTGATCTTCTTTTAAAGATAGAAGATCGACGAGAAAGCCAAAAATTAATCACGATGAAATTTAAATTTAACCTGAAATATCTACTGTTAACGATCTTTATTTTCCTTGTTGAAGTTTTTATTGCAACGGTTTTAAAAGATCAATTCTTCATCCGAGCTTATTTGGGAGATGTTATTGTTGTAATGTTGCTGTATACTTTCGTAAAAAGTTTTTTGACGGTAAACAATACACAATTGATTGTTGGGATTTTTGTGTTTTCCTGTGTGATAGAATTCGCACAATTTTTCAATATTGCCGAAAAATTAGGCTTCCAACGAGGAAGCCTAATGTTTATTGTGATCGTAAATTCTTTTTCGTGGATTGATATTATATGTTACGCAGTTGGATGTTTTCTTCTTTTTATTTTTACGAATTTAAAATTTAATTAGAGAAAATAATCTGCATAACTTCAGAATTTTAAAGAATTTATCTTCCAAAAGAGTCATATTTGTCTTCAGCATATTTGATGAAACGATTCAGCAAAGCCACATTTTCTTTTTCCATTGTAGAAAGTTCGCTATCTACATTATTAGAAACCGGAATGTACCAATCGGTCTGCTCAAAAAAGTTTCTGTAGGTTTGTTTTTTAAAAGAATATCCGTGTCTTGCAAAAACAGAATTTTTGATGATTTCCATATCCAGTTTTCGCAGGTTTTTCAAATCTTTTTCGGTTAATTTCTGTTTTGACGCATTGATCTTAAAAACGGCATCAGAAGCGACTCTGTTTTTAGATTGTGTGTAAGTTTCTGTTTTACCTGTTTCTTCGTCGGTATATTTTTCTTTAAAATCTTTTGGATTTTCCCAGTCAATTAATTCAGAATTTTCATCGACCATAAAATTGGGATTATAAACGAACTCTTTTTTAATCAGCTTTAAATTTTTCGTAGCAGCTTTTACAGCAGATTTATTAAAAGCAGTCCATTTTCCGGTGAGACTGTCGTTGTTTAATTTGATTTCAAATCTTCCGTCAGTCTTGTCATTTCCGGGTTCATCAAGCGTAAAAGAATTTGAATTCTGATTAAAAATTCCGCGGAAAGGTCTCTGATTTCCGTTTACAATGCTTTGTCCGTAGACGCTGTCTTTGGTTATTCTGTTGATTTTCAGAGAAAGTCTTTTGGTGTTGATGCCTTCATAATCTTCATCTACTTCGCTGTCGTGCATCATTTCTTTTCCCGAAAATTCACCGGTATAAATTCCGTAAAATTCTTTATGAACCTCAGGAATGACGACGGAATCTTTTTTTGAAGTTAAACTATCTTTAGACTTTTCTTCTGTTGTAGCGTCTTTTTTACAGCTTGTCAAACCAACTGTAAACAGAGCAATTAAAGTAAATTTTAAAATTTTCATATTGATTAAATGTGCTTTTTTGTGATTAAATATTCTATTAAAATAATATTGGGAATCCAACCCAACCAAGCGATGATCTGATAAACATCCATCGGATTCGGGTGGAATAAATATACGATAAAAACTTTCCACATTCTCAAAGTGATTGCAGAAACTGTGAGTGCAAAACTTCGCCACATCCATTGTTTATGTTTATTAAATTTTTTCTGTCGTGCAAATTGGTAAGCTTTAAAAGTAGAAAGCCACCATACACAGCCTAAAATGACAAAAGAAATTTTTGAGAGAATATTTCCATTTGCAAATACTCCCATGTAAATTCCTGACGGCGCGGCCAGAAATAGAATGAGAAAAATATAAATTTTCCCTAAGCTTTTGTGAAAGTTTTTGATACCAAAATCTTTTCGTAGAATAGCTAAAAACCCGGCCAATAAAACAAAAATACTTGTGTAAACGTGAGTATAAAAAAAGTAAAGATATTCTGGTCTTTCAGCAACTTCTGTCTGTTTGATCATTAAAAAACTGACGTTAGTGTCTAAAGGAATGTATTCTAAGGTGATCTTCAGCATTAACCAAAAGAAATATGCAAACCCGATAATAAGAAGGATTTTAATTGTGTTCGAAATATTTTTATTAATGGAAAGCATTTTATAATTTGGTTAAAAATCTGCAGTCAGTTTATCATTCTGACGAAAGAAGAATCTAAGCAATTATATTAGAGATTCTTCATTTCATTTTGTTTCATTCAGAATGACAGACTCTGTACTTAAGTCTATTTCAAATTCAAATCCTGCGCAATCAGCCAAGCCTCACTCCAGCAAGCTTGAAAATTAAATCCGCCGGTCACCGCATCAATATTTAAAACTTCTCCGGCAACGTAAAAGTTAGGTAAAATTTTCGAGGACATATTTTTAAAATTAATTTCTTTTAAATCTACTCCTCCTGCGGTTACAAATTCATCTTTGAAAGTCGATTTTCCTGTTACCTGAAATTTCTTTTTGCATAAATTTTCTAAAATTGTCTGTATTTCCTTGCCTGAA
It contains:
- a CDS encoding energy transducer TonB, with the translated sequence MKKAVLLLGLFFTPFLYCQTSGTKTTVQKSTSPYPDYSFIKTKMNLKDVVTKADTAPEFPGGLKVFKRKYFESIETLDVKIKEKVDTRLYFIVEKNGYVRNVTAVGTNKKHVEAAEVGLRRIFARWKPATINGEPVRYLMYFPLTSKEF
- a CDS encoding ribosomal maturation YjgA family protein, translated to MKFKFNLKYLLLTIFIFLVEVFIATVLKDQFFIRAYLGDVIVVMLLYTFVKSFLTVNNTQLIVGIFVFSCVIEFAQFFNIAEKLGFQRGSLMFIVIVNSFSWIDIICYAVGCFLLFIFTNLKFN
- a CDS encoding YARHG domain-containing protein, giving the protein MKILKFTLIALFTVGLTSCKKDATTEEKSKDSLTSKKDSVVIPEVHKEFYGIYTGEFSGKEMMHDSEVDEDYEGINTKRLSLKINRITKDSVYGQSIVNGNQRPFRGIFNQNSNSFTLDEPGNDKTDGRFEIKLNNDSLTGKWTAFNKSAVKAATKNLKLIKKEFVYNPNFMVDENSELIDWENPKDFKEKYTDEETGKTETYTQSKNRVASDAVFKINASKQKLTEKDLKNLRKLDMEIIKNSVFARHGYSFKKQTYRNFFEQTDWYIPVSNNVDSELSTMEKENVALLNRFIKYAEDKYDSFGR
- a CDS encoding DUF2306 domain-containing protein — its product is MLSINKNISNTIKILLIIGFAYFFWLMLKITLEYIPLDTNVSFLMIKQTEVAERPEYLYFFYTHVYTSIFVLLAGFLAILRKDFGIKNFHKSLGKIYIFLILFLAAPSGIYMGVFANGNILSKISFVILGCVWWLSTFKAYQFARQKKFNKHKQWMWRSFALTVSAITLRMWKVFIVYLFHPNPMDVYQIIAWLGWIPNIILIEYLITKKHI